A portion of the Pagrus major chromosome 8, Pma_NU_1.0 genome contains these proteins:
- the LOC141001045 gene encoding monoacylglycerol lipase ABHD2-like — translation MATLEDGDMNTFGPELPAMFDGMKLAAVATILYVIVRCLNLKSTTEPPGITYQDTPLSRYLLKSCSMLTKEYIPPLLWGKSGHLQTALYGKMGRVNTPTPCGVRKFLSMQDGATATFDLFEALGDHSTGDDITMVICPGIGNHSEKNYIRTFVDHSQRQGYRCAVLNHLGALPNMELTSPRMFTYGCTWEYAAMVSYVKRAFPQTLLVVVGFSLGGNIVCKFLGENRSNQDRVLCCVSVCQGYSALRAQETFLQWDQCRRLYNFVLADNMKKLILSHRSSLLGLNSSNIGDADLGRLYAATSLMQIDDSIMRKFHGYSSVKEYYEQESCVHYIHNVTVPLLLVNSADDPLVHQSLLAIPRTLSEKMPNVIFALTQHGGHLGFFEGAVLFPQPLTWMDKFIVEYTDAICHWEKDQPACQKSSHQDMNSYLQSTGVTLSG, via the exons ATGGCCACCCTCGAGGATGGTGACATGAACACCTTCGGCCCGGAGCTGCCTGCCATGTTTGATGGCATGAAGCTCGCAGCAGTGGCAACTATCCTCTATGTCATCGTCCGCTGTCTGAACCTGAAGAGTACCACAGAACCACCGGGGATCACCTACCAGGACACACCACTCAGCCGTTATCTCCTCAAATCCTGCTCGATGCTAACCAAAGA ATACATTCCTCCCCTGCTGTGGGGTAAGAGTGGCCATCTCCAGACGGCACTGTACGGCAAGATGGGACGTGTCAACACCCCAACACCCTGCGGGGTCCGCAAGTTCCTCTCAATGCAGGACGGGGCCACAgcgacctttgacctctttgAAGCGCTTGGAGACCACAGCACAGGAG atGACATTACCATGGTAATCTGCCCTGGGATCGGTAACCATAGCGAGAAGAACTACATTCGGACCTTTGTGGATCACTCCCAGCGGCAGGGATACCGCTGTGCTGTCCTCAACCACCTGGGAGCTCTGCCCAACATGGAGCTCACCTCGCCGCGCATGTTCACCTACG GTTGTACCTGGGAGTATGCGGCTATGGTGAGCTACGTCAAACGAGCTTTTCCACAGACGCTACTGGTGGTTGTGGGCTTCAGTCTAGGGGGAAACATTGTCTGTAAGTTCCTGGGTGAGAACAGATCGAACCAGGACCGAGTGCTCTGCTGTGTCAGCGTCTGTCAGGGTTACAGTGCCCTCAG GGCCCAGGAAACATTCCTTCAGTGGGATCAGTGCCGGAGGCTTTACAACTTTGTGTTGGCAGACAACATGAAGAAACTCATCCTGTCACACAG GAGCAGTTTGCTTGGCCTGAACTCCAGCAACATTGGCGATGCAGACCTGGGAAGACTGTATGCAGCCACATCTCTGATGCAGATTGATGACAGCATCATGAG AAAATTTCACGGTTACAGCTCGGTGAAGGAGTACTATGAGCAGGAGAGCTGTGTGCACTACATCCACAAC gtcactgtgcCTCTCCTCCTGGTAAACTCTGCAGACGATCCGCTAGTTCATCAGTCACTTCTGGCTATTCCACGCACACTCTCAG AAAAGATGCCCAATGTGATATTCGCCCTGACCCAACATGGAGGCCACCTGGGTTTCTTTGAGGGAGCCGTGCTGTTCCCTCAGCCCCTCACCTGGATGGACAAGTTCATAGTCGAGTACACCGATGCCATCTGCCACTGGGAGAAGGACCAGCCGGCTTGCCAGAAGAGCAGCCACCAGGACATGAACTCCTACCTGCAGAGCACAGGGGTAACACTCAGTGGGTAA